DNA sequence from the Acidimicrobiia bacterium genome:
CCTAACAGCACCATCGTGCTTTCCAAGAAGCGCGCCGATCAGGAGCGCGCCTGGAACCTTCTGCAGACCATTCACGACGAAGGTAAGCCCGTGGAGGTCGAGATAGTCGAGAAGGTGCGGGGCGGCCTGGTGGCCAGCCTCGGCGTGCGCGCGTTCCTGCCAGCCAGCCAGGTCGACATTCGCCGCGTGAACGACCTTTCGCCTTACGTGGGTCGCCGCATGAAGGTCAAGATCATCGAGCTGAACCGGCGCCGTAACCGCGTAATCATCTCGCGCCGCGCCATACTCGAAGACGAAGTAGCGCACCTGAAGGAAGACACCCTCAAGCGCCTCGAGCCGGGTGCTCGCCTGGAAGGCGAAGTTGTCGAAATAACCGATTTCGGCGTCTTCGTGAACCTGGGCGGCGTCGACGGCTTGGTGCACCGCAGCGAGCTCACTCACGGCCGCTTCAGCCATCCGCGCGACGTGGTTAAGGTGGGCGACAAGGTCAAGGTCGAGGTTCTCGACATGGACCTCGAGCGCGAGCGCATTAACCTCAGCATGAAGAACCTCGCGGCTAACCCGTGGGAGAACGTGCTGGCGCACTACACCATCGGTCAGCGCATTACGGGCAACGTCACTAACCTCACTCCGTTCGGCGCGTTCGTCGAGATCGAGCCGGGCCTGGAGGGCCTCATCCACGTCAGTGAGATGAGCTGGACCAAGCGCATTCGCCACCCTAAGGAAGCTCTTACCGAGGGCGAAGGCGTTGAGGCCATGATCCTCAAGATCGACACGCAGCAGCAGCGCATTTCGCTGGGCCTGCGTCAGACCCAGCCCGACCCGTGGAGCAGCCTGCCGGACCGTTACCCGCCCGGCACTGAGGTCACTGGCCCCATTACGGGCATCACCGACTTCGGCGTGTTCATGGAGATCGAAGAGGGCATCGAGGGTCTGGTGCACATTTCCGAGCTCTCGCACGACCATATTGAAGAGATCACGGAGCACTTCAATAAGGGCGACGAAGTGACCGCCGTTATCCTGAACATCGACCCGGTGGAGCAGCGCGCCAGCCTTAGCCGTAAGCGCATGCTGCCGTTCACTCCGGAGAACGCCGCCGAGTTCGGTGGTAACGCTCCGGCTGGTGGCCAGCAGCGCGGGGGCTTCCCCGGCGCCGCGGGTGCCGGTGCGGGCGCTCGCCGCGGTCGCCGCGGCCGCCGCAGCGAGGGCATCGACTACGATTACAGCTACGTGGCTGCCGACGCTGGCAGCAAGAGCACCACCAAGCTGGGCGACGTGTACGCCGACCTGTTCGCGCAGTTCGGTCTGGGCGACACTAAGGCTGAGGATGAGGCCGCTGAGGCCGCACCTGTAGCGGAACAGGCTGTGGAGGCTCCTGAGGCCACCGTGGAGGCCGTTGCGGAGCCCGTGCAGGAAGCCGCCGCTGAAGTGGTGGAGGAAGTGAAGACCGAAGCTCCGAAGGCGGATGTGGCGCCGGTTGATCCGGAAAACGCTATTGACGCCGCGGAAGCCGCCGCTCTGCTTACCGCCGCCTTCCGCGAAGGCAAGCGCCCCGCTGGCGCTGCCGCTGAGGAAGCCTACGAAT
Encoded proteins:
- a CDS encoding 30S ribosomal protein S1, with translation PNSTIVLSKKRADQERAWNLLQTIHDEGKPVEVEIVEKVRGGLVASLGVRAFLPASQVDIRRVNDLSPYVGRRMKVKIIELNRRRNRVIISRRAILEDEVAHLKEDTLKRLEPGARLEGEVVEITDFGVFVNLGGVDGLVHRSELTHGRFSHPRDVVKVGDKVKVEVLDMDLERERINLSMKNLAANPWENVLAHYTIGQRITGNVTNLTPFGAFVEIEPGLEGLIHVSEMSWTKRIRHPKEALTEGEGVEAMILKIDTQQQRISLGLRQTQPDPWSSLPDRYPPGTEVTGPITGITDFGVFMEIEEGIEGLVHISELSHDHIEEITEHFNKGDEVTAVILNIDPVEQRASLSRKRMLPFTPENAAEFGGNAPAGGQQRGGFPGAAGAGAGARRGRRGRRSEGIDYDYSYVAADAGSKSTTKLGDVYADLFAQFGLGDTKAEDEAAEAAPVAEQAVEAPEATVEAVAEPVQEAAAEVVEEVKTEAPKADVAPVDPENAIDAAEAAALLTAAFREGKRPAGAAAEEAYESVEVAEEAAEEEVAADAGDDEDELG